The following is a genomic window from Methanomicrobia archaeon.
GATACGGAAAAGCATGGATCTCCGTATGGTCGGAAAAGAAAAGGGCGCACGAACGAAGAAGGCGCTGGATGAAGAGATCTTCGAGCTGTTCATGCAGGTCTCCACACCGAACATCTCGGATGCCATGCACCGGAAAGGAGTGATGCACGGTATAAGACCGCTCTTCGAGGATATCAAGCTGGTGGGCAAGGCAGTTACCGTCCAGACGTTCGAGGGCGACTGGGCAAAGCCGGTCGAGGCAACGGATGTGGCAAAGGCCGGTGAGGTAATCGTCGTTTACGCGGGGTCGAAAGACATCGCGCCCTGGGGCGAACTCGCCTCGTGGAGTTGTAAGCAGAAGGGCATTGCGGGTATCGTTATTGACGGTGCCGTGCGCGATGTGGACGAGATACGACGAATCCGGTTCCCCGTTTTCGCGAAGTACATCGTGCCGCATGCCGGCGAGCCGAAAGGGTTTGGCGAAATCAATACGGAGATCAGGTGCGGTGGCGAGGAAGTGAACCCCGGCGATTGGATCATCGGCGATGACAACGGTGTGGTGGTCGTGCCGAAGGAGCGCGCATACGAGATCGCACGGCGTGCGAAGGAAGTGTGGAAGAACGAGGAGCGCGTGAGAGAGGAGATAAAGCGTGGGAAGACGCTTTCGCAGTTGCTCGATTTGTATATGTGGGAGAAGAAGTAAATCTCCGATAATTAAAATTGGCACTTCTCCCCATTTAGGAAGATCAACAGAAAGATCTTCAGCTTGGTCTATTCTAAGCAGGGAATTCAAAGCCCTCTGTCATGCCGTGTATTTTGTGAACTTGTTGCAAAAACGCTATCACTGCGTACGCGCTATGAACAAAGCGAAAGTTTAACATTATAGCAACCATGTAGAAATAGCAGCGAGAAGTGTGTCTGTCATGCTAGGGCAAACGAAGATAGAAGGAGCTTGTGACGTCTTTATGGCTGCTGTGGATGAGAAGAACGGACTGTTTGCGTTCGTATGACGAAAGAAGCGACGTGGCATCTATCTCGCTAACTAGGAACCTGAGGGGGTCTGAATAGGATGACATTAATGAAACTTGACGCTACGGAGGTTTTGAGTGAATTCGAAGCTGTAAAGAGCCAGGCAAAGCAACTGCGACAAAATGTAACGGATTCTTTATTTGGCTCGAGCGACGAGCTGGAGAATCTGGTTGAAGCATACAAGGACGCGAAGCTACATTTCGGGCGGATAACGACCGAGCAGAACCTCGGCGTTTACCTCCGGG
Proteins encoded in this region:
- a CDS encoding bifunctional hexulose-6-phosphate synthase/ribonuclease regulator, whose translation is MSERKILQVALDVLELDRAVEIGRECVAGGADWLEAGTPLIKSEGMHAIRTLRETFPDVSIVADMKTMDTGAIEVEMAAKSGASVVSILATADNATIEDALRSARKYGVAVMVDILNAEDPVGRAKELEELGVDYICVHVGIDQQMRGMNTLTLLEKVSAVIATPLAVGGGIDAEIAAEAVTLGADVVIVGGNIIRTAKVEESTRKIRKSMDLRMVGKEKGARTKKALDEEIFELFMQVSTPNISDAMHRKGVMHGIRPLFEDIKLVGKAVTVQTFEGDWAKPVEATDVAKAGEVIVVYAGSKDIAPWGELASWSCKQKGIAGIVIDGAVRDVDEIRRIRFPVFAKYIVPHAGEPKGFGEINTEIRCGGEEVNPGDWIIGDDNGVVVVPKERAYEIARRAKEVWKNEERVREEIKRGKTLSQLLDLYMWEKK